TCGAGAACTACGCCGCCGCCCTCGACGAGGTGCTGCGTCTCAAGCCGTCCGCGGCCAAGGGGCGTTACGTCAAGAAGGTCGTCTTCTCCACGTCCATGGGCCCCGGCATCCCGGTCGACCCGAACGTGACGCGGGCGATGACCGCCGAGCTCGACGCCTGATATCAGACGTCCTCCCAAGAGGGCCTCCACCGAATGGCCATTCGGTGGAGGCCCTCTTTCGTTCTCCCGTAGGACGCGCGCCCGCTCCCCGCCGCGTAGGGTCGAAAGGCAGGTTCGACGGGGGATACAAAAATTCATCGGGGGATGAGGAAGGGGTGAGGCGGATGCGCCGATTGGCTCCCGCACTGGCATTGGGAGCGGCCGCTCTGGTCGCGGTCACGGGATGCGGTGCGCAGGGCACCAGTTCCCTCGGAAACATCAAGCTCGCCGCCGCGGAGGCGGTGCAGCAGAGCGCGCAGCGCGCTGGAGAGGTCACCTCCTATTCGGCTGACCTGGTGCTCGACGCCACCGGCGGGGACAGGGGCGCGAGCAAGGTCCAGGGCCGGTTGCTCTACCAGAGCAAGCCTGCGCTGGCGACCGACATCACACTGGACACGATCACTTTCGGCGGGCAGAACGTGCCCGGTGGGGCGCGGGCCGTCCTGGTCGGCGACACGGTCTACGTGAAGTCCGAGATGCTCAGCAAGTTCGCGGGCGTGACCAAGCCGTGGGCCAAGGTGACTCTCAGCGAGCTCGCCGCCGGTGACCAGGCCAGGGTCAAGGACTTCATGGCCCAGGCCCAGCAGTTCGACCTGGCGGGGACCGTCAAGATGCTGACGGCGTCGAAGGACGTCAAGGCGGTCGGCACCGAGACGGTCGACGGAGTGGAGACGACCCACTACAGCGGCACCTTCCCGGTGGCCGAGGCCGCACAGGCGATGGACCCGGCCAAGCGAGAGCAGCTCCAGAAGCAGCTCTCGCGGGTGAAGGACGTGAAGTTCGACCTGTGGTCCGATGCCGGGAGTCTGCCCCGCAAGGTGACGCTGAGCGGCTCCGAGCAGGGGGCCACGTTCAACCTGGCGGCGTTCTTCAAGGGCTTCAACGAGCCGGTTCAGATCGCGGCCCCGCCCGCCGAGCAGGTGGGCGAGCTGCCGAAGGGCACCGGCGGAAACTGACGTCCGCCACGGCTCGCGCCCCCGGTCACCTGGCCGAGGACGCGGGCCGTTCTGCTCGATTTGGCATGTGGCCTGATAGGACGTAAGCTGCCAACGCCGAAGACCGCCGGTCGTCGTCAGGCCTCATGGCCTGGGGACCCAAGGATCCACATGAGTGGACGGCCCGCGTAGGTGTGATGTGAGTTTTCGTGAGGATTAACCTCCTTATGTAAGCCCCGTGCGCCTGCGCCGGGGCTTGTTCTCTTTTATGAGCCTTTGCCGGCGGCACATCTGGAAGGAGGCCCATGGCGAAGGCGGAAAAGGCAACGGCTGTAGCCGAGCTCAAGAGCAGCTTCGAAGGCTCTAGCGCTGCCGTTCTGACCGAGTACCGCGGTCTCACCGTCGCTCAGCTCAAGCAGCTGCGCGTTTCTCTCGGTGAGAATGCGAAGTTCGCCGTGGTGAAGAACACGCTGACCAAGATCGCGGCCAACGAGGCCGGGATCAACCAGCTCGACGGCCTGCTCGCGGGTCCGTCGGCGATCGCGTTCGTCAACGGCGACGTGGTCGAGGCTGCCAAGAGTCTGCGTGACTTCGCCAAGGCCAATCCCCTCCTGGTCATCAAGGGTGGTGTCGTCGACGGTAAGTCGATGTCCCCGGCCGAGATCAGCAAGCTTGCCGACCTTGAGTCGCGTGAGGTTCTCCTCGCGAAGCTGGCCGGTGCTCTGAAGGCGAAGCAGGGCCACGCGGCCGCCGTCTTCAACGCGCTGCCCACCAACATGGCTCAGCTGGCCGAGGCTCTGCGCGCCAAGCGCGAAGAGGCCGGCGAGTAGGTCCGCGCAAGCGGTCGCAGGGGATTAGCGCATACATACCGCGGTCCCAATTCTTAGTTTGTCAGATTTATACGGAGGAACCATCATGGCGAAGCTCAGCACCGACGAGCTGCTCGGCGCTTTCAAGGAGATGACCCTCCTTGAGCTGTCCGACTTCGTGAAGCTCTTCGAGGACACCTTCGACGTCAAGGCCGCCGCGCCGGTCGCCGCTGTTGCCGCTCCGGCTGCCGGTGGCGCCGCCGCCGAGGAGGCTGAGGAGCAGGACGAGTTCGACGTCGTCCTCGAGGCCGCCGGCGACAAGAAGATCCAGGTCATCAAGGAGATCCGGGCCCTGACGAGCCTGGGCCTCAAGGAGGCCAAGGACCTCGTGGACGGCGCTCCCAAGCCCGTCTTCGACGGCAAGGTCAACAAGGAGCAGGCGGAGAAGGCCAAGGCCGCCCTCGAGGCCGCCGGCGCGACTGTCACCGTCAAGTAAGTCTTTTCACCAGAAAGAGCGGGTCCACCAGGTGCCGGTGGCCCGCTCTTTCTGCATTTCCAGGGGCCCTCGCCGTCGGCGCGCGTTCCTCGGGCGCCCCCGCGCCGGCGCCGGGGCGCGAACGGTTCCGGAAAGCCTCCTGTGGCGGTCCGCACGGCGGGTTATGATCCGGCAACCAGGGGCATACGGGCCCCGACGGTCGGCGGCGCGCGGTCACCGGCTGGTGTGCCGGGGGACCGT
Above is a genomic segment from Streptosporangium album containing:
- the rplL gene encoding 50S ribosomal protein L7/L12 yields the protein MAKLSTDELLGAFKEMTLLELSDFVKLFEDTFDVKAAAPVAAVAAPAAGGAAAEEAEEQDEFDVVLEAAGDKKIQVIKEIRALTSLGLKEAKDLVDGAPKPVFDGKVNKEQAEKAKAALEAAGATVTVK
- the rplJ gene encoding 50S ribosomal protein L10; translation: MAKAEKATAVAELKSSFEGSSAAVLTEYRGLTVAQLKQLRVSLGENAKFAVVKNTLTKIAANEAGINQLDGLLAGPSAIAFVNGDVVEAAKSLRDFAKANPLLVIKGGVVDGKSMSPAEISKLADLESREVLLAKLAGALKAKQGHAAAVFNALPTNMAQLAEALRAKREEAGE
- a CDS encoding LppX_LprAFG lipoprotein, with product MRRLAPALALGAAALVAVTGCGAQGTSSLGNIKLAAAEAVQQSAQRAGEVTSYSADLVLDATGGDRGASKVQGRLLYQSKPALATDITLDTITFGGQNVPGGARAVLVGDTVYVKSEMLSKFAGVTKPWAKVTLSELAAGDQARVKDFMAQAQQFDLAGTVKMLTASKDVKAVGTETVDGVETTHYSGTFPVAEAAQAMDPAKREQLQKQLSRVKDVKFDLWSDAGSLPRKVTLSGSEQGATFNLAAFFKGFNEPVQIAAPPAEQVGELPKGTGGN